From Macaca fascicularis isolate 582-1 chromosome 14, T2T-MFA8v1.1, a single genomic window includes:
- the GPR137 gene encoding integral membrane protein GPR137 isoform X3, with protein sequence MESNLSGLVPAAGLVPALPPAVTLGLTAAYTTLYALLFFSVYAQLWLVLLYGHKRLSYQTVFLALCLLWAALRTTLFSFYFRDTPRANRLGPLPFWLLYCCPVCLQFFTLTLMNLYFAQVVFKAKAKRRPEMSRGLLAVRGAFVGASLLFLLVNVLCAVLSHRRRAQPWALLLVRVLVSDSLFVICALSLAACLCLVARRAPSTSIYLEAKGTSVCQAAAMGGAMVLLYASRACYNLTALALAPQSRLDTFDYDWYNVSDQADLVNDLGNKGYLVFGLILFVWELLPTTLLVGFFRVHRPPQDLSTSHILNGQVFASRSYFFDRAGHCEDEGCSWEHSRGESTSMSGSLGSGSWYGAIGREPGWYGGSQTKTTPLLFSQVPGPGGHHHSLYSTPQT encoded by the exons ATGGAGAGTAACCTGTCTGGCCTGGTGCCTGCTGCCGGGCTGGTGCCTGCGCTGCCACCTGCTGTGACCCTGGGGCTGACGGCTGCCTACACCACCCTGTATGCCCTGCTCTTCTTCTCCGTCTATGCCCAGCTCTGGCTGGTGCTTCTGTATGGGCACAAGCGTCTCAGCTATCAGACGGTGTTCCTGGCCCTCTGTCTGCTCTGGGCTGCCTTGCGTACCACTCTCTTCTCCTTCTACTTCCGAGATACTCCCCGCGCCAACCGCCTGGGGCCCTTGCCCTTCTGGCTTCTCTACTGCTGCCCCGTCTGCCTGCAGTTCTTCACCTTGACGCTTATGAACCTCTACTTTGCCCAG GTGGTGTTCAAGGCCAAGGCGAAGCGTCGGCCGGAGATGAGCCGAGGCTT GCTGGCTGTCCGAGGGGCCTTTGTGGGGGCCTCGCTGCTCTTTCTGCTGGTGAACGTGCTGTGTGCTGTGCTCTCCCATCGGCGCCGGGCACAGCCCTGGGCCCTGCTGCTTGTCCGCGTCCTGGTGAGCGACTCCCTGTTCGTCATCTGTGCGCTGTCTCttgctgcctgcctctgcctcgtCGCCAGGCGGGCCCCCTCCACTAGCATCTACctggaggccaag GGGACCAGTGTGTGCCAGGCGGCCGCGATGGGTGGAGCCATGGTCCTGCTCTATGCCAGCCGGGCCTGCTACAACCTGACAGCACTGGCCTTGGCCCCCCAGAGCCGACTGGACACCTTCGATTACGACTGGTACAATGTGTCTGATCAG GCGGACCTGGTAAATGACCTGGGGAACAAAGGCTACCTGGTATTTGGCCTCATCCTCTTCGTGTGGGAGCTGCTGCCCACCACCCTGCTGGTGGGCTTCTTCCGGGTACACCGGCCCCCACAGGACCTG AGCACCAGCCACATCCTCAATGGGCAGGTCTTTGCCTCCCGGTCCTACTTCTTTGACCGGGCTGGGCACTGTGAAGATGAGGGCTGCTCCTGGGAGCACAGCCGGGGTGAGAGCACCAG TATGTCAGGCAGTCTAGGCTCTGGGAGCTGGTATGGCGCCATCGGGCGTGAGCCGGGCTGGTATGGGGGCAGCCAGACGAAGACCACTCCTCTGCTCTTCTCCCAGGTGCCAGGaccaggtggccaccaccacagTCTCTACTCCACCCCACAGACGTga
- the GPR137 gene encoding integral membrane protein GPR137 isoform X5: MESNLSGLVPAAGLVPALPPAVTLGLTAAYTTLYALLFFSVYAQLWLVLLYGHKRLSYQTVFLALCLLWAALRTTLFSFYFRDTPRANRLGPLPFWLLYCCPVCLQFFTLTLMNLYFAQVVFKAKAKRRPEMSRGLLAVRGAFVGASLLFLLVNVLCAVLSHRRRAQPWALLLVRVLVSDSLFVICALSLAACLCLVARRAPSTSIYLEAKADLVNDLGNKGYLVFGLILFVWELLPTTLLVGFFRVHRPPQDLSTSHILNGQVFASRSYFFDRAGHCEDEGCSWEHSRGESTRCQDQVATTTVSTPPHRRDPLPSPTEYPGPSPRHPKPLCQVCHFLPRILGVVAAPSSGQLLAAPVIVSLCRPPRMGAWPWLPDAHSTLA; this comes from the exons ATGGAGAGTAACCTGTCTGGCCTGGTGCCTGCTGCCGGGCTGGTGCCTGCGCTGCCACCTGCTGTGACCCTGGGGCTGACGGCTGCCTACACCACCCTGTATGCCCTGCTCTTCTTCTCCGTCTATGCCCAGCTCTGGCTGGTGCTTCTGTATGGGCACAAGCGTCTCAGCTATCAGACGGTGTTCCTGGCCCTCTGTCTGCTCTGGGCTGCCTTGCGTACCACTCTCTTCTCCTTCTACTTCCGAGATACTCCCCGCGCCAACCGCCTGGGGCCCTTGCCCTTCTGGCTTCTCTACTGCTGCCCCGTCTGCCTGCAGTTCTTCACCTTGACGCTTATGAACCTCTACTTTGCCCAG GTGGTGTTCAAGGCCAAGGCGAAGCGTCGGCCGGAGATGAGCCGAGGCTT GCTGGCTGTCCGAGGGGCCTTTGTGGGGGCCTCGCTGCTCTTTCTGCTGGTGAACGTGCTGTGTGCTGTGCTCTCCCATCGGCGCCGGGCACAGCCCTGGGCCCTGCTGCTTGTCCGCGTCCTGGTGAGCGACTCCCTGTTCGTCATCTGTGCGCTGTCTCttgctgcctgcctctgcctcgtCGCCAGGCGGGCCCCCTCCACTAGCATCTACctggaggccaag GCGGACCTGGTAAATGACCTGGGGAACAAAGGCTACCTGGTATTTGGCCTCATCCTCTTCGTGTGGGAGCTGCTGCCCACCACCCTGCTGGTGGGCTTCTTCCGGGTACACCGGCCCCCACAGGACCTG AGCACCAGCCACATCCTCAATGGGCAGGTCTTTGCCTCCCGGTCCTACTTCTTTGACCGGGCTGGGCACTGTGAAGATGAGGGCTGCTCCTGGGAGCACAGCCGGGGTGAGAGCACCAG GTGCCAGGaccaggtggccaccaccacagTCTCTACTCCACCCCACAGACGTgatccccttccctcccccacagAATACCCAGGCCCCAGTCCCCGTCACCCTAAGCCCCTGTGCCAAGTTTGCCACTTCTTGCCCAGGATCCTGGGGGTCGTGGCTGCCCCCTCCTCTGGCCAGCTCCTTGCTGCTCCTGTCATAGTGAGCTTGTGCCGTCCCCCTAGGATGGGGGCGTGGCCCTGGCTGCCAGATGCCCACAGCACCCTGGCATGA
- the GPR137 gene encoding integral membrane protein GPR137 isoform X1: MPRALNGKARAGDLAPRRWDRNSRIKRPGVVASLPDMESNLSGLVPAAGLVPALPPAVTLGLTAAYTTLYALLFFSVYAQLWLVLLYGHKRLSYQTVFLALCLLWAALRTTLFSFYFRDTPRANRLGPLPFWLLYCCPVCLQFFTLTLMNLYFAQVVFKAKAKRRPEMSRGLLAVRGAFVGASLLFLLVNVLCAVLSHRRRAQPWALLLVRVLVSDSLFVICALSLAACLCLVARRAPSTSIYLEAKGTSVCQAAAMGGAMVLLYASRACYNLTALALAPQSRLDTFDYDWYNVSDQADLVNDLGNKGYLVFGLILFVWELLPTTLLVGFFRVHRPPQDLSTSHILNGQVFASRSYFFDRAGHCEDEGCSWEHSRGESTSMSGSLGSGSWYGAIGREPGWYGGSQTKTTPLLFSQVPGPGGHHHSLYSTPQT, from the exons GCCTCCCTCCCTGACATGGAGAGTAACCTGTCTGGCCTGGTGCCTGCTGCCGGGCTGGTGCCTGCGCTGCCACCTGCTGTGACCCTGGGGCTGACGGCTGCCTACACCACCCTGTATGCCCTGCTCTTCTTCTCCGTCTATGCCCAGCTCTGGCTGGTGCTTCTGTATGGGCACAAGCGTCTCAGCTATCAGACGGTGTTCCTGGCCCTCTGTCTGCTCTGGGCTGCCTTGCGTACCACTCTCTTCTCCTTCTACTTCCGAGATACTCCCCGCGCCAACCGCCTGGGGCCCTTGCCCTTCTGGCTTCTCTACTGCTGCCCCGTCTGCCTGCAGTTCTTCACCTTGACGCTTATGAACCTCTACTTTGCCCAG GTGGTGTTCAAGGCCAAGGCGAAGCGTCGGCCGGAGATGAGCCGAGGCTT GCTGGCTGTCCGAGGGGCCTTTGTGGGGGCCTCGCTGCTCTTTCTGCTGGTGAACGTGCTGTGTGCTGTGCTCTCCCATCGGCGCCGGGCACAGCCCTGGGCCCTGCTGCTTGTCCGCGTCCTGGTGAGCGACTCCCTGTTCGTCATCTGTGCGCTGTCTCttgctgcctgcctctgcctcgtCGCCAGGCGGGCCCCCTCCACTAGCATCTACctggaggccaag GGGACCAGTGTGTGCCAGGCGGCCGCGATGGGTGGAGCCATGGTCCTGCTCTATGCCAGCCGGGCCTGCTACAACCTGACAGCACTGGCCTTGGCCCCCCAGAGCCGACTGGACACCTTCGATTACGACTGGTACAATGTGTCTGATCAG GCGGACCTGGTAAATGACCTGGGGAACAAAGGCTACCTGGTATTTGGCCTCATCCTCTTCGTGTGGGAGCTGCTGCCCACCACCCTGCTGGTGGGCTTCTTCCGGGTACACCGGCCCCCACAGGACCTG AGCACCAGCCACATCCTCAATGGGCAGGTCTTTGCCTCCCGGTCCTACTTCTTTGACCGGGCTGGGCACTGTGAAGATGAGGGCTGCTCCTGGGAGCACAGCCGGGGTGAGAGCACCAG TATGTCAGGCAGTCTAGGCTCTGGGAGCTGGTATGGCGCCATCGGGCGTGAGCCGGGCTGGTATGGGGGCAGCCAGACGAAGACCACTCCTCTGCTCTTCTCCCAGGTGCCAGGaccaggtggccaccaccacagTCTCTACTCCACCCCACAGACGTga
- the GPR137 gene encoding integral membrane protein GPR137 isoform X2, with product MESNLSGLVPAAGLVPALPPAVTLGLTAAYTTLYALLFFSVYAQLWLVLLYGHKRLSYQTVFLALCLLWAALRTTLFSFYFRDTPRANRLGPLPFWLLYCCPVCLQFFTLTLMNLYFAQVVFKAKAKRRPEMSRGLLAVRGAFVGASLLFLLVNVLCAVLSHRRRAQPWALLLVRVLVSDSLFVICALSLAACLCLVARRAPSTSIYLEAKGTSVCQAAAMGGAMVLLYASRACYNLTALALAPQSRLDTFDYDWYNVSDQADLVNDLGNKGYLVFGLILFVWELLPTTLLVGFFRVHRPPQDLSTSHILNGQVFASRSYFFDRAGHCEDEGCSWEHSRGESTRCQDQVATTTVSTPPHRRDPLPSPTEYPGPSPRHPKPLCQVCHFLPRILGVVAAPSSGQLLAAPVIVSLCRPPRMGAWPWLPDAHSTLA from the exons ATGGAGAGTAACCTGTCTGGCCTGGTGCCTGCTGCCGGGCTGGTGCCTGCGCTGCCACCTGCTGTGACCCTGGGGCTGACGGCTGCCTACACCACCCTGTATGCCCTGCTCTTCTTCTCCGTCTATGCCCAGCTCTGGCTGGTGCTTCTGTATGGGCACAAGCGTCTCAGCTATCAGACGGTGTTCCTGGCCCTCTGTCTGCTCTGGGCTGCCTTGCGTACCACTCTCTTCTCCTTCTACTTCCGAGATACTCCCCGCGCCAACCGCCTGGGGCCCTTGCCCTTCTGGCTTCTCTACTGCTGCCCCGTCTGCCTGCAGTTCTTCACCTTGACGCTTATGAACCTCTACTTTGCCCAG GTGGTGTTCAAGGCCAAGGCGAAGCGTCGGCCGGAGATGAGCCGAGGCTT GCTGGCTGTCCGAGGGGCCTTTGTGGGGGCCTCGCTGCTCTTTCTGCTGGTGAACGTGCTGTGTGCTGTGCTCTCCCATCGGCGCCGGGCACAGCCCTGGGCCCTGCTGCTTGTCCGCGTCCTGGTGAGCGACTCCCTGTTCGTCATCTGTGCGCTGTCTCttgctgcctgcctctgcctcgtCGCCAGGCGGGCCCCCTCCACTAGCATCTACctggaggccaag GGGACCAGTGTGTGCCAGGCGGCCGCGATGGGTGGAGCCATGGTCCTGCTCTATGCCAGCCGGGCCTGCTACAACCTGACAGCACTGGCCTTGGCCCCCCAGAGCCGACTGGACACCTTCGATTACGACTGGTACAATGTGTCTGATCAG GCGGACCTGGTAAATGACCTGGGGAACAAAGGCTACCTGGTATTTGGCCTCATCCTCTTCGTGTGGGAGCTGCTGCCCACCACCCTGCTGGTGGGCTTCTTCCGGGTACACCGGCCCCCACAGGACCTG AGCACCAGCCACATCCTCAATGGGCAGGTCTTTGCCTCCCGGTCCTACTTCTTTGACCGGGCTGGGCACTGTGAAGATGAGGGCTGCTCCTGGGAGCACAGCCGGGGTGAGAGCACCAG GTGCCAGGaccaggtggccaccaccacagTCTCTACTCCACCCCACAGACGTgatccccttccctcccccacagAATACCCAGGCCCCAGTCCCCGTCACCCTAAGCCCCTGTGCCAAGTTTGCCACTTCTTGCCCAGGATCCTGGGGGTCGTGGCTGCCCCCTCCTCTGGCCAGCTCCTTGCTGCTCCTGTCATAGTGAGCTTGTGCCGTCCCCCTAGGATGGGGGCGTGGCCCTGGCTGCCAGATGCCCACAGCACCCTGGCATGA
- the GPR137 gene encoding integral membrane protein GPR137 isoform X6, translating to MESNLSGLVPAAGLVPALPPAVTLGLTAAYTTLYALLFFSVYAQLWLVLLYGHKRLSYQTVFLALCLLWAALRTTLFSFYFRDTPRANRLGPLPFWLLYCCPVCLQFFTLTLMNLYFAQVVFKAKAKRRPEMSRGLLAVRGAFVGASLLFLLVNVLCAVLSHRRRAQPWALLLVRVLVSDSLFVICALSLAACLCLVARRAPSTSIYLEAKADLVNDLGNKGYLVFGLILFVWELLPTTLLVGFFRVHRPPQDLSTSHILNGQVFASRSYFFDRAGHCEDEGCSWEHSRGESTSMSGSLGSGSWYGAIGREPGWYGGSQTKTTPLLFSQVPGPGGHHHSLYSTPQT from the exons ATGGAGAGTAACCTGTCTGGCCTGGTGCCTGCTGCCGGGCTGGTGCCTGCGCTGCCACCTGCTGTGACCCTGGGGCTGACGGCTGCCTACACCACCCTGTATGCCCTGCTCTTCTTCTCCGTCTATGCCCAGCTCTGGCTGGTGCTTCTGTATGGGCACAAGCGTCTCAGCTATCAGACGGTGTTCCTGGCCCTCTGTCTGCTCTGGGCTGCCTTGCGTACCACTCTCTTCTCCTTCTACTTCCGAGATACTCCCCGCGCCAACCGCCTGGGGCCCTTGCCCTTCTGGCTTCTCTACTGCTGCCCCGTCTGCCTGCAGTTCTTCACCTTGACGCTTATGAACCTCTACTTTGCCCAG GTGGTGTTCAAGGCCAAGGCGAAGCGTCGGCCGGAGATGAGCCGAGGCTT GCTGGCTGTCCGAGGGGCCTTTGTGGGGGCCTCGCTGCTCTTTCTGCTGGTGAACGTGCTGTGTGCTGTGCTCTCCCATCGGCGCCGGGCACAGCCCTGGGCCCTGCTGCTTGTCCGCGTCCTGGTGAGCGACTCCCTGTTCGTCATCTGTGCGCTGTCTCttgctgcctgcctctgcctcgtCGCCAGGCGGGCCCCCTCCACTAGCATCTACctggaggccaag GCGGACCTGGTAAATGACCTGGGGAACAAAGGCTACCTGGTATTTGGCCTCATCCTCTTCGTGTGGGAGCTGCTGCCCACCACCCTGCTGGTGGGCTTCTTCCGGGTACACCGGCCCCCACAGGACCTG AGCACCAGCCACATCCTCAATGGGCAGGTCTTTGCCTCCCGGTCCTACTTCTTTGACCGGGCTGGGCACTGTGAAGATGAGGGCTGCTCCTGGGAGCACAGCCGGGGTGAGAGCACCAG TATGTCAGGCAGTCTAGGCTCTGGGAGCTGGTATGGCGCCATCGGGCGTGAGCCGGGCTGGTATGGGGGCAGCCAGACGAAGACCACTCCTCTGCTCTTCTCCCAGGTGCCAGGaccaggtggccaccaccacagTCTCTACTCCACCCCACAGACGTga
- the GPR137 gene encoding integral membrane protein GPR137 isoform X4, protein MPRALNGKARAGDLAPRRWDRNSRIKRPGVVASLPDMESNLSGLVPAAGLVPALPPAVTLGLTAAYTTLYALLFFSVYAQLWLVLLYGHKRLSYQTVFLALCLLWAALRTTLFSFYFRDTPRANRLGPLPFWLLYCCPVCLQFFTLTLMNLYFAQVVFKAKAKRRPEMSRGLLAVRGAFVGASLLFLLVNVLCAVLSHRRRAQPWALLLVRVLVSDSLFVICALSLAACLCLVARRAPSTSIYLEAKADLVNDLGNKGYLVFGLILFVWELLPTTLLVGFFRVHRPPQDLSTSHILNGQVFASRSYFFDRAGHCEDEGCSWEHSRGESTSMSGSLGSGSWYGAIGREPGWYGGSQTKTTPLLFSQVPGPGGHHHSLYSTPQT, encoded by the exons GCCTCCCTCCCTGACATGGAGAGTAACCTGTCTGGCCTGGTGCCTGCTGCCGGGCTGGTGCCTGCGCTGCCACCTGCTGTGACCCTGGGGCTGACGGCTGCCTACACCACCCTGTATGCCCTGCTCTTCTTCTCCGTCTATGCCCAGCTCTGGCTGGTGCTTCTGTATGGGCACAAGCGTCTCAGCTATCAGACGGTGTTCCTGGCCCTCTGTCTGCTCTGGGCTGCCTTGCGTACCACTCTCTTCTCCTTCTACTTCCGAGATACTCCCCGCGCCAACCGCCTGGGGCCCTTGCCCTTCTGGCTTCTCTACTGCTGCCCCGTCTGCCTGCAGTTCTTCACCTTGACGCTTATGAACCTCTACTTTGCCCAG GTGGTGTTCAAGGCCAAGGCGAAGCGTCGGCCGGAGATGAGCCGAGGCTT GCTGGCTGTCCGAGGGGCCTTTGTGGGGGCCTCGCTGCTCTTTCTGCTGGTGAACGTGCTGTGTGCTGTGCTCTCCCATCGGCGCCGGGCACAGCCCTGGGCCCTGCTGCTTGTCCGCGTCCTGGTGAGCGACTCCCTGTTCGTCATCTGTGCGCTGTCTCttgctgcctgcctctgcctcgtCGCCAGGCGGGCCCCCTCCACTAGCATCTACctggaggccaag GCGGACCTGGTAAATGACCTGGGGAACAAAGGCTACCTGGTATTTGGCCTCATCCTCTTCGTGTGGGAGCTGCTGCCCACCACCCTGCTGGTGGGCTTCTTCCGGGTACACCGGCCCCCACAGGACCTG AGCACCAGCCACATCCTCAATGGGCAGGTCTTTGCCTCCCGGTCCTACTTCTTTGACCGGGCTGGGCACTGTGAAGATGAGGGCTGCTCCTGGGAGCACAGCCGGGGTGAGAGCACCAG TATGTCAGGCAGTCTAGGCTCTGGGAGCTGGTATGGCGCCATCGGGCGTGAGCCGGGCTGGTATGGGGGCAGCCAGACGAAGACCACTCCTCTGCTCTTCTCCCAGGTGCCAGGaccaggtggccaccaccacagTCTCTACTCCACCCCACAGACGTga